CTGccgaaatatttttatgttgtaaagTATGCAAATCCTGGGTCCATTACTAATATCAAAACTGAAAAAGATGATAAGGGTCAGACAAGGTTTAAGTACGCGTTCATGGCGCTGAAAGCTTGCATTGACGGGTGGAAGCATCTACGGAAGGTTATTGTGGTGGATGGTACTCATATGTTTGGGAAGTACAAAGGGTGTTTACTAACTGCAAGTGGGCAAGATGCCAATTTTCAGGTATTCCCTATAGCGTTTGCTGTTGTAGACAATGAAACAAACGAGTCTTGGAGTTGGTTTTTTGAGAAGCTGACAGAGATCGTAGAAGATGGCTCCGATTTATCTATTGTGTCTGATAGAGCAAATCAAATATGTGTTGCTAAAGATAAGTGGTATCCTCTTTCACACCATGGGTGCTGCCTCGTACACCTACAGAGAAACGTCGACGCAAAATTCAAGAAAAGGAATCAGAAGCAAATGGTTGGCAGGGCAGCCGAGGTATTCAAGGTATCCCACTTTAAGAGACTTTACGCGGAGATCAAACTTACAGATAAGCGCTGTTGGGATTATCTTGAGAAGATCGATCCTAGACATTGGACAAGGTCACACTTTGAGGGCGAGCGGTACAATCTAATGAGCTCGAATATAGCTGAGTCTCTCAACAAAGCACTAGTTCCTGCGCGCGATTCCCCGATAATGGCGCTATTTGAGTTCATCAGACGCATGATTAGTCGTTGGTTTGTGAGTAGACAGCGAAAGATATCGAAAATGAGTGGTGAGATCCCCCCGGCTGTTGACGAGTTGATGGAGAACAATCTAGAAGACGCAAGAGCGTACGCTGTGATGCCTCTGTCTGCTTTTGAATTTGAGGTAACTCTAAAAACAACCGGCTTCGGGAGTTCTGTTAATTTGGAAACCAGGTCTTGCACATGTCTTGAATTCCAGAAAGTTGGAATACCATGTCGACATGCCATTGCTGCGGCTATGTTTCGGGACTTGCAGCACTCAGAGTTCGTTGCAGACGCCTATCTAAAAAAGACATGGAATGAAACAACAAAGGGTGTTACACTCCCGGTTCCAGATCCGCAAGATCTTTTCATACCTTCGGAGGTTAGTGACCTTATCATGTTACCACCAAAGACGAAGAGACCACCAGGACGTCCACCGACCAAGCGTAAACGTTCTGCAGGAGAAATACCGGTACGACCTAATCTCATCTGACTGTAGTCATGGATATTTTCTGAATAAAGgctgttatgtttttttcaggaggggccgaagaagaagaaactaaacACATGTAGTCGATGTCATATCTCAGGTCACAACAAAAAGTCTTGTAAAGAACCGCTACAATGATGGGTTATGGATGGAGgagattttatgtattgttgacAAGGGAGTTATTGTTTAGGTGTTTcctaataacacatctataatGCTATTTTGCGAACTGATGAGATATGGATTACGCAGTGCTTCTTCTTGAATTTATTAGATATGTATGGTTTTATTGTCATTCCTAAATATGGTGTTCATGTTTATGATTTGATGTAACTTGTTTATAACTTGAGGTGTACGATATCTGTGTAGCCAATCTAGCCGTTAGAAAGACATTTAAATACAATGTAGCCGTTGTATTGTGGTCCAATAATAATATAGCCGTTACAATCTCAATCTATTTAAGTATGACTGCTTGTGTCGtctatatttcagatttttagcGATTCTCTCTTTACTCTATTTTTATACTAAAGATGGGACTTGATTATAGCTATAGCCAGCCTTCCGAATCAGAGGACTATGGTGGGAATGACTCCAGCCACACAGAAGACCGTGAGGTTGAAGATCTTATTCGTCGGGACCAAGCTGAGCTAAATTACAATTATGCTGCGACGGTTCAGTACCCTCCGCAACCCGAGGTCGAATTTGGATTCCCGCAGACATGCTACTGTGGTGGTCGGCCTAAGCTAGCAACATCTCGCACTGTAAATGATCCAGGTAGAAGATACTACACGTGTGATTATGTTAATGATGGAGACTGTCATGTTCATAAATGGTGGGATGAGGCGGTtatggaggagatgagagccAGGGATACGCACACACTTCAATTGTCTGAAAAGGTAGATTATCTTACCTTTTGGAATGACTATGACCCACAACTTAACAAGTTTAAGGATCTCCAGAATGAGACTGAGCAGAAGCTGGTTAGGCTAGAGAAGATAGTGTCTGAGTTAGCTGAAAACAGAACAAGGTTAACCAATGGCTTCGAATACTTTGTTGGTGGAATggttattatattagttttactTGGGTTGGTGATCATATTCAAGTAACTCTTTATTTTGTAATGTAATAAATCGGATGAGTAATGAACTCTTGATGTGGTTTTTTGTAATGTGTCATTTTTTTATGATTCTACTAAAATTCTATGAACCAATAAACacgtttgaaaaaaaaatggtgaATATATCCCTCTCAATATTATATTCTACTATTTAAGTAGAAATGCTTTTGAAGCAACTTACCGTTAGAAATGCTTTTGAAGTAAAATATAGCCGTTACAATCTTGCACTATTTAAGTAGAATTCAGAACACCCAACAATCTCTCTTCACAACACTCAACAATCTCTCTTCACCACACTCACCAGTACCACAAAATGACGGATCCTTACTATAAAGAGATGAAGCATCACAAAAGGGAGTATGACTGGGTGAGCAATTGTGTCTATGCCAATTACAAAATTCCAACGAAGTGTATCTGCGGTGGAGCTATCACCGTGGAAGCTGATGACAGAGGAAGAAACTATTACGTATGCAAAGATTTTAAGGTAATATTGGAGTTCACAATACTTAAATTTGCCTCCATTGTTAACGGAAATGGTATTGTTTTTAGCTAacaaatcttatatattttcttgtagGACGATGGTTTGCACATCCGTTATGACTGCCTTACCGCCCTCGAGGAAGAGCTGGATTGCTTGAGAAGTCAGTATGCTGAGGAGGTGTCGCTCCGCCGTGAGCTGCAATTTGAACTTGCGCAAATGCGTGAGGAGATCAAAGAGCTTAAGCAATTAATTATGGTGGATCGCTGATCTTAGCATTTGTCGGATCTATTATGTAATTTTCgtactcttctatcaaatttgtactCTTTATGTTAAGGTTAAGGGATTCTAAGGTTTTGTACTCTgttatgtaattttatattaaggTTAATTTgtactcttctatcaaattttaacTGTTTATCTCATAATGGGCCTATCCATATCCAATTAAGAAGCAAAcccatttgaattaatgtagtTTCATAATGTGTACAAATCGGTTACGTAAGCTTCATAACGTAGTTTGAAATTAGGGCAACCTTCTGACACGGAAAAGACATCTTCTTTATACATATTTGTACTAATGAATGTATGAACTTAAGGTattctcatctctctcttcgTTGGTGTACGAACACGCGTACACTTATGATTTTAACACGCCAATATATTTAAGTGAACTCTGTCTACGACAAGAACGTTTCCTACTTCATTTCATATGGTCTAATCAGTCGGAGATTTAATTCTACCGAGCAGTCGCAATGATTTAATTCGCATTGTTTCAACCGAGGAGTAGTAATGGAACGCCGCGTCTGttaccaaaaaattaattaattattttcgtaatatatatactactctgttgtcatttaatatctttttcatctttctaaacacattctctGCAAACCTCTTTCTCTGCAAAACTCTTTCATTCCAAAAATGGTATCTGATATCAGCCAGGGCAAAATGACCGTCGCAAAATACAAACGATTCTTTTACAGTTTGTCTATAGTCGGCGAATGCACCGAGCAGCAGTTGATCCTGTTGGCCAAGGCCGGTTTGAAGGAAGAGATCCGCGACGGTCTGGAAACTGAGGAGTTCGCCACACTCGAGGCCCTGTTCGAGGAGGCGGAGGAAGTCGAGGAGGGGTTAAAGGAAACACCTCCATCCCGCCCTCGCAAACGCCGACGCACAAGCCCCGATCACCGCAGTAGCAAACGTGCTCGCAAGGCGGAGAGAAAAGGTGACCAGGAGGATGAGGGTTATGGATACCCCGGCGAAGGAGAGACGGGGTTAAAGGACGGAGAGACGGGGTtaaaggacgatgaagaaggtGACTACTGAGAGTGGATGCAGATGGACACGGACGTGGATGACGATGCTTCCGACTGGACCGACGACACATTGGGTTCTGGGCAGTTCAGGATGGACAACTACCCAGACAGCTCCGGCACCGACTCCAGCACCTCCGACTCAGACTAGGAACCTCCTcctcttttaatattattaaatattttgaattttattgttttttgtaaGTATGTTGATCTCTTTTTTTTCGAActctttattatattatataataaaatttatgatttctGTTTATTATTGCTGTCTTTTTATGCATgtttaatattagtaaaattagGAATTGCTAATTATATGAATACTGGCGGTATACGAATACtaacggtattcgaatactgacggtatacgaatactgatggtatacgaatactaacggtattcgaatactgacgATATACGAATACTcacggtattcgaatactgacggtatacgaatactgacggtatacgaatattcacggtatacgaatactgacggtattcgaatactaacggtattcgaatactgacggtatacgaatactcaCGGTATTCaaatactgacggtatacgaatactgacggtataagaatactgacggtatacgaatactcacggtattcgaatactcacggtatacgaatactcacggtattcgaatactgacggtattcgaatacttaAGGTCTACGTATACTGGCGGTATTCGAATACTTAAGGTCAACGAATAATTCCATTAATTACTCACTTTTATTACTTAACATTCATAACTAGGGATGTCAAATGGACGGAAACCTATTAAGTCCAAATTAGATGGGCTAAAACCATTTGGACATGGACGTCTAATTTGGAATGGTTTATGGTTCTATTTGGAAGGGTTTGTTTTGGAATGGTCTTTTTTGTGTTTGGACAATTTGGACTAGGTACAATTTGGACTTAAGATTAATGTCCAATAAACTGCTTTGTCCAAAGGACATACCCATTGGACATGGACAACCCAATTGACATCTCTATTCATAATTCcattaatatttatctttacTCACTTTTCATTGATTAAACGGTATACAAATACTGAAAGTATACGAATACTGAAGGTATAAGAGAGAAAACATATAACATTGACGAATACTTTAGGTCTACGAGAGAAAACAGATAACATTGATGAATACTTAAGGTATACGAATACTTAAGGTCTACGAATACTTAAGCTATACGATAGAAAACAGATAACATCGAGGATAACATAAATAAAGTCCTAGAGGATGTGAGAAATGTTGCAGCATATCCAAAATAGCCTGCAGTTTTTACAAGAACCTTCAAAATCGACTGTGTAATCATGGCCATAAAGGCAGCTTGGTGACTTGATTACCTCATCATCCGGAAATTTGAAAGATGCACCATATCTGTTCATGTATGGCGCTCCAAATGATATCAATCGCCACTCTAGATCAGCTCCCAGTCCAACTATCGCATCCGAGCGAAGGTCATAGTGATTAGCTTCGAACTGCTGAAACAGTTTACTGGCTTCCTTGTCATTGCCAATACACACGTTGAAAATGCCGACTGCTAAAGTTGATAAATCATGATTTGGGACATTTGGTTGCAATATTCTAATACATTTCTCAGGACCTACGATCAGTGCTGCATAGAGCCCTTCATAGTAGATAGCGTTTGTGTTGCCAGCTGTTACGCACTTGatgaaaaactctcgaaactgACCACCAGTGCAGATTTGACATGTTGCAAAGGTGACCATTGGCTGAACATTACACTTCCTTAAGACGGAGGGTTCGTGGACAAGTGCATAACCGCGTTTCCCAGCCCGCAAAATACCACCAAGATAGTAGAATGAATCCGCTCCCACCATCTCTATTATTTTACACAAAATTTCTTCTGGAAGATTGGAGATGTTTAGAGATGCCATACTATTGAGTTCTGTTGGAGATGTTTATCAGAAGCattgaatatgtatatatagaataaagaaataaacaaaggagTCTTATGAGTTACTAGGAAAGTTATTGTCCGCTCCCACATTTTGTACCTAACACACTCAGAGAAATAGTTATtgcaatcaatttttaaattttacactaatacttattaaatgaaacagtAAAAACACCAACTACTTCTGAAATTGTTTTCCTTTGAAACAAATAACTAACACACTATGGTGAGATCTTGCATGGATATTATACTCTaataatcctaaaccctaaacatgcgaccctaaaccctaaaccctaaatatataagaaatatgaTATAAAACCTTCAAAGATAAACTGATATGTTTGAATTATAGTGTCTGGATGAATGAAAAGATACAATAATCGTTAACAATTCGGTTTAACAAACGAAATGAAGCAGGCAGTATACACGTCTTCAACCATCGTTTTGAACTTTTGCGTTTACAATAAATTCTTCATAGGTATCCATCGCATATTTCTGACGGAATATGTCCACCTTTTTGTCATCGATCTGCCCCATATCCTCATAGGAGTATCCCGCTGCATGCATTTCCAGAAATTTGACCGCGCATGGTCCACAGTCGCCAGACCTTTCGTTGAAGTAAATATTGTCTGGACGCACCCATGAAAATGCTTGGTCTTCTTCAGGATGACTACTATCGGAAGGAGGCGAAAACGCAGCTAAGACATGAGGCAATGCGCGTAGAAGATAAGCCATGTGCTTGTTCACCTCATTATCGGACTCATTAAGGGGAATGTTGCAGTCCAAAATCTCCACTTGTCTGCATGTCAAGTTGATCACAAGACCAACCCAATGATCTTTTCCCCACATCATTGGGGCGTACACCCTGTCCACATCAACCAACAACACCTTCTTGTCATTCCGACGCGGCGTTTTTCCGGTGAAACTGAAACTGACAAGCCCTCCCCAGTTGAATCCCAATTTATCTGAGGCCTTCTCGAACTCTGCGAACTTTGATATGATGCCCGCAATACTGAAGTAGTCTACAAATCTGCACCTCCGACTCAGATAATTGCGTCCATGTCGCCTTACTAGCATACTAATTAGCACAGAAATGTGCTGAAAAATATGTACAAaccattagaaaaatatgtacaAACCACTTGAATAAAACGGATTAAGTTCTGATGAATGGAATACCTCGGTACTGACCCAATTTGTTGGCCGCGCCAACGACAGGAAGAACTTATTTGAGACATGGATCCCAATAACAATTTCGAATTCCCTGAAATTTGAGAACAAACCAAAAGTCAATATTAAACATTTGACAGTCCAAGAAATTTATACAGTATATCCAAACAACTTACTGTGCCGGTTTCTCGCGGAGAATTGACTGAAACTCTTGAAACTGCGCTTTCTCCAAGTCTGCTAAGGGCGTATATTTGGGTTTCTTGCAGCTTTGGAAAAGCTTCTTCAATCTCTTGTCTGGGGTGTACACTCCTCCAATCTTTGTTGAACGTCTCGGAATACGCTTCGTCTGGAGGTCATCTTTTTTGGTTGAGCTTATTGGAATACATTTCCCTTCTAGCTCTGCTTTTTTTAATGACCTAGTCAGATATCGACTCAGCTTCGAATTCCCAACGTCTGGTGTGCGACATTCAGTCATCGGATCATCCTCTGGCGGTGTCTTGTAATCTTCAGAATTTGTCGGTGACGCTTTACCACCTTGTTCCTCCGGCGGAAGGACGTAAGATTCAGGATGAGACCAAACGGTAAGCATCCTACAAGTGTTCTCCTGTGGATCTTTATAGACATTGTCACTCCGTGTCCCCTTTTCAACCTCTTCTGCTAACAAATTTAGCCCTGATATTGGAGACTCATCTCCCCCCTCGCCCTGACAACGTTCAGATATAGCTCATTCAAATACTTCGATTCAGATGTAGTTTAACATTAAAATACCTAATCAACATAATCTGTACACCTGGCAAAATTATCTGAACACTTGACTAACTAATATGAATACCTCTGATCTCTCACCTGAAAACTATCAAACAGATCAGTATACCTGACTACTTAAGCTGAACACCTCTTAAATTAACCTGAATACCAGACCAAACAAATGAGTATTCCTGTAAACCTCATAAATTAACATGAATACCTGAACTATTAACCAGAATACCAGACCAAACAAATCAGTATTCCTGTACACCTCAAAAATTAACCTGAATACCTTAACTAAATAACCTGAATACCTGACCAAACAAATCAGTATTCCTGTACACCTCACTAACTAAAACGAACAACTGATAATCTACGCTGAATACCTGGCCAAACCAAGCTGAACagcaaaacataatatatctagAGCCTATAAATTCATTGTTATAATCTATTTACCTCCAACGGTTCCGGGAGAGTCGGTTTTGCTGGCTTTGATACAATTTCTGGTCCAATCGGCGTTGAAACATCGACTTCTGGAATGTTTGCCGACTTCGAGAAAGAGGGGCCTTCGCCCGCCATTGAATCTACCTACACGttgaattttcctcaaaaaaGTTAGACCGGGATTCAGGCAttgtttatcattaaaaattgtAGGAGCAGTTTGATTACCTTTTCCCAGAAGCGAGCATTTGGCGTACGGCCATCACAATGATTATCATGCATTCTCATCGTCTCATCGTCGCTAAACCCATCGCCgttgttcttcttgtgtttcTTACTATcagaccaaaatatttcagctTCATCATTACCATCACCACTGAACGGACGTCGCTTCTTTGGACCTTCCATGCCGGTAGGGTCAGCGTGACTGTTGTCTCTGTTTGTTTTACCGGCTGCTGTGTTTTGCGGAACCGTGAACGAGCCTCCCCTATCATGATGCAACCAGTCAAAAATCTCGTTCCGCAATTTACCCAACTGGGTTTTCAGTTCAACTCGTATCCACTCTTTCAGCTCTTGCTCCTTATCTGATAAGTTTCCTGGTTCAGCCTGTTTACATATCCCACGACGAGGTCGAATAGGACGCTGAGGCGCCTGAGTCGAACTTCCAGGTTCATCACATGCTTTCCCAAACCGCCTAGACGGCTTTTGACACTTCTTTTTGACACCAACACCTTCAGCCTTTTCGGCTGGCTTCAGAGGTGGAAGGGATGAATCACCTCCTCTAAAGTCTGTTGCTTTGAACTCGTGCCCTTCCCGCATTCGACGAACTAAGTTATCTATTTGGGGATCGATTACTTCTTTCTTCCACTTTGGATCCCCACCTTCATCTGGGATTGAATACGTAACAATAACctcaaacaaagaacacaaaCATTCATAAGTACACAAAGTTTGAGCGTCTTAACTTCTGTTTTGCAAATAAGATAGACAACAACATTGTACCTCAGTTTGGGTTTCCACCAGAAGTATGTCTTCAAAATTCAGAAGTGCATTTGTTGAGTCGCATCCTTCTGGTTCTTGCAAGAAAGAAGTGGTTTTATTAGGTTCGGGAATTTTCTCAAGCAATGAGGGGATAGCTTTAAAAGCAAAAAGTTGCAGCGCCAGAGGGAACCCATAACACGCTGTTGACTGCTGTTTCAAACGAAGGCGCATGACCGAAAGGGATTTATCCATTTTAGAAGGATCAGAAGGTTGAGGTGGTCTCAATCTAGACAGAGTGCTGACGAATGCctctctcccccatggatattGAAGAAATGATCTGGTGTCTTCCAGCATCTCGACGTAAGCAGGCGTCACACGAAGAAGTTTGTGACCACAAACCAGGAGCCCATCTACAAGCGCAATGAGAGCTAGTGGCAACCGCTTCCACTCAGGAAGACTAGGCTGTTCAAGCATACGAAGAACATCTGGTACAGTCACGTCTTCATCTTCAGTTTCAAACAACTCTTTCCACATACGTCCAGGTGTGGCATCGATAGATTCTGACCCGTTTCCAACTTTTTCCCTTTCAGGCTCGCATTTCAGCCCCGTGATGTCTCCGAACTCACGCAGAGAAAAGCGTAGTGGCTTGTCTGCAAACAAGAACCAGAGCTCATATAGGCGCATCGTAACCAGCTGACGGCTGAGGAGAGAATGTACAAGTTTCGCAGAGTTTGAGCAGCGCGATACAGGTAAGTGGAACAGAGCTCCAAACTGACTTCCTAGCAGACAATTCATTTCAGGGGAGCCTCTTAGCAACTTCACTAACGATCCAATGATACTCGCCTTTGAATAGATGTTCAGTCGAGGTTTGCCAGGATAGCAATTACGTGCGAACAGTCTTTCCGGGAAAGTCGGCGTGGTGACAATAAATTCCGGCTCGGTGGATGCAGCTTCGTCTTGTTCAGTGGATGCAGCTTCTTCTTGGTCGGTGGATGCAGGTTCCTCTAGTTCGGACTCCGTGCTAGATACTGAAATACAATGACCAAATCCAGACATTTACCCAacgctttatttttaaaaactttttccaAAGAATTTCACAGCGAAGCTTAGCGAAAGGAGATACCTGCATAACGAGACGCAGTTTTGCCTAGTCGGGGAATTTTCTTGGGATTTGCTTCTCTATCACTGGCGCATTGACTACGAGTCACCCTCCTCGAGGGTGTTACGCTGGAGGGGGATACCATGCCGATTTGGATACAGTCGAGAGTGGTTCTTATGTGGGATTCTTCTTATGTTTGGTTCTCAATTGCAACTGTTTAGAGGTGGTTCTGGTATATTTTGATATAAGGGATGTTTTGGTTTTTCTAATTTCcttcttttttattcttttattaggtttttttttatttttaaataaaaaatcaagagGTGGCATGGTCGTAATATCAAAAACCACGCGCGCCCTCTGTCGACATTTCACAAGTCTGGAAAAGGCGATTCGTCCAATCTTCtaatttaaactcgaggtcgtCCAACTCCCTAATATCAAACTTGCAATTTGCCCAATTTGCCAATTTTTCCTAAATCTtaattgtgttgttatcttgaaataatattttctattatgaaattttttaaaattaatatataaaacaaattataattaattattaattaaaaaaatcatttgtataaaaacattttctaaaatatttttaatatgtgaacatatatattttagtgaattcttttttatatataagtaatttgatgtttgatttaaaaattttggaaacataaaatgctaatttcaaattaataaaacataaactaataaatatttggaaaaaaatatatttacgcGTGCGAAAAttcattagtaaaaaaaaattgtaagaagATTATGCAAAGAAGATTATGCCC
This Brassica napus cultivar Da-Ae chromosome C6, Da-Ae, whole genome shotgun sequence DNA region includes the following protein-coding sequences:
- the LOC125588578 gene encoding uncharacterized protein LOC125588578 — its product is MREGHEFKATDFRGGDSSLPPLKPAEKAEGVGVKKKCQKPSRRFGKACDEPGSSTQAPQRPIRPRRGICKQAEPGNLSDKEQELKEWIRVELKTQLGKLRNEIFDWLHHDRGGSFTVPQNTAAGKTNRDNSHADPTGMEGPKKRRPFSGDGNDEAEIFWSDSKKHKKNNGDGFSDDETMRMHDNHCDGRTPNARFWEKVDSMAGEGPSFSKSANIPEVDVSTPIGPEIVSKPAKPTLPEPLEGEGGDESPISGLNLLAEEVEKGTRSDNVYKDPQENTCRMLTVWSHPESYVLPPEEQGGKASPTNSEDYKTPPEDDPMTECRTPDVGNSKLSRYLTRSLKKAELEGKCIPISSTKKDDLQTKRIPRRSTKIGGVYTPDKRLKKLFQSCKKPKYTPLADLEKAQFQEFQSILREKPAQEFEIVIGIHVSNKFFLSLARPTNWVSTEHISVLISMLVRRHGRNYLSRRCRFVDYFSIAGIISKFAEFEKASDKLGFNWGGLVSFSFTGKTPRRNDKKVLLVDVDRVYAPMMWGKDHWVGLVINLTCRQVEILDCNIPLNESDNEVNKHMAYLLRALPHVLAAFSPPSDSSHPEEDQAFSWVRPDNIYFNERSGDCGPCAVKFLEMHAAGYSYEDMGQIDDKKVDIFRQKYAMDTYEEFIVNAKVQNDG
- the LOC125588493 gene encoding uncharacterized protein LOC125588493, coding for MVSPSSVTPSRRVTRSQCASDREANPKKIPRLGKTASRYAVSSTESELEEPASTDQEEAASTEQDEAASTEPEFIVTTPTFPERLFARNCYPGKPRLNIYSKASIIGSLVKLLRGSPEMNCLLGSQFGALFHLPVSRCSNSAKLVHSLLSRQLVTMRLYELWFLFADKPLRFSLREFGDITGLKCEPEREKVGNGSESIDATPGRMWKELFETEDEDVTVPDVLRMLEQPSLPEWKRLPLALIALVDGLLVCGHKLLRVTPAYVEMLEDTRSFLQYPWGREAFVSTLSRLRPPQPSDPSKMDKSLSVMRLRLKQQSTACYGFPLALQLFAFKAIPSLLEKIPEPNKTTSFLQEPEGCDSTNALLNFEDILLVETQTEMKVGIQSGRKK